The segment CACTGAATCTGGGCGGGTCATTTGTCGGAACGACAGCCAGTAGCGTTAAATTTGCGGATGGTACAGAATTTAGCGCGGTTAATTCTGGAACGCCTTTACTGACGATCAGCGCACCCATAGGCTTGCAGATGGGGGCAAACGCAGGCCCCATTCAAGTACAGGGTGCTGCCACGGCCAATCCTTCATTCCGACCACCTACCCTGGCAGTAGCTCCGATGCAAACCTTAGCACTGGTGGGTGGTCAGATCGATTTGAGTAGTGCAACGATATCTGCCCCTGGAGGACGAATCGAACTGTGGGCCTTGCGAAATGGACAGATCGCAACCAACACCCAGTCGTGGCAATTAGCCAGCCCAGCAACAGCAGCGACTTGGGGCACTATTACTCTACAACAAGCTGCCTTGGTCGATGCTAGTGGAATGACTGCTGGGGGAGGCATCAATGTGCGAGGACGGGGATTGACCTTGCAAGAGAGTTCAAACGGTAGTGTTCTAGATATGTGGATATATGGCAGAATGAAAACGATGTGTTAGAGGGCTGAGTCGAGATGGTCCTAGAACCTGTTCAATGTCCCGATTGCCAGAGTGTGGATGTCGTTAAGCATGGTCGCAGTGCTGCTGGAAAACAACGGTATTGTTGCCGTAACTTAGAGTGTTCGAGACGATCATTTATCTTGAACTTTAGCTATCGAGGACGACTGCCTGAAGTCAAAGCGCAAATCAGCGACATGGCAATCAACGGCAGTGGTATTCGTGATACCGCCAGAGTGTTGAAGATTAGCCCAACGACTGTGATTGAAACGCTGAAAAAAAGTCAAGTCAACTTGAACAAGTAAACATAAGTCTGCTCGAACAGCACCAACCGGATAACACTGCAGTCATGGTCGTCAGAGTCGAGGCGGCGGAGATGGACGAGATGTGGAGTTTTGTCGAGTCAAAGCAGCATCAACGATGGTTGTGGCACGCGATTGACCATCAAACTGGAAAAGTCCTTGCCTATGTGCTAGCCACCCATGAAGACTCAGCTCTTAAGCAACTTCAGCAACTGTTAGCTCCTTTTTCGATTCAACGGTTTTACACCGATAGTTGGGGAGCTTACTTGCGATTGCTAGATGAGCAGCACCATACGGTTGGCAAAGCCAACACACAGCGCATTGAGCGGAAACATCTAACTTTGAGAACTCGGATCAAGCGGCTTGCCAGAAAGACGATCTGTTTTTCCAAGACTGAGAAGATGCATGATACTGTGATTGGATTATTCATCAATCGTCATGAGTTCGGGCGAGCAGTATAACGTTATGCCCACACATCTAGAACACTACCACTTCAAACATGACATCTTTTACCTTCTCTGGAGAAGGACACGATATTACAGTTAACACGACGGAGTTTGTTGATCTTTTAGGTGCAACAGATTCTAATTTTCCCTTTGGATTCGATGGGATTTCCACTTCGGTGGGCAATTCATTTGGTATTGTTGCGCTGCCTGGGCCGCCTGCCACTGGACGAGCGGGCAATGTAACTGTTGAAACGGGGCGCTTACAAGTCGCTAATTCGGCTACTCTGCGATCGGCCACTGCGGGGAATCACTCTAGCTCCGGGAATGTGACGGTTCGGGCGACTGATGTGGAGATGCGAGGATTTGAAACTTTACCCACATTGACTGCAACTACGATTATGAGTGTGATTGTGGCTGGAAACAATAATCAGAGTGGTCAGGTCACGGTTGAGGCAGATCGGGTACGTCTTCTGGGCGGTAGCCGTATCGCAGGTAGTATAATCGGGGGCAATGGCAAAGCTGGAGACATTATCATTCGGGCTGCCGAGAGTTTGGAGATGCAGGGCACCACCTTTAGTGGCCTATCTAGTTCAGTTCTCACGACCTTGGAAGCAGGATCATCTGGACAAGGGGGGAATATTTTAATTGACACAGGACTTTTAAAACTATCTCAGGGTGGAGCCATTGCTAGTGAAGTCGCAGGTTCTCAAATCAACCCATTCTTTGGTGCCTTACCAGGTGCACAAGGCACAGCCGGAAGCATTGATATTCGAGCTAGGGAGGTACAAGTTAGCGATCCAATCGTGGATGGATATAGCCAAACGCTCACAGGAATTACTACTTCCCTTGGCAAGGGGGCAAGGGGGACAGGCGGAACTATCCATCTGACAGCGGACAGTCTGCGCGTCTTTAATGGAGGACAAATCAGTGCATCTAGCCAGGGGCAAGGTGCAGCCGGAAATGTGAACTTGAACGTGAACTCGATCGATGTTCAGGGAGGAGCCCTGTCTCAAATCAATGGTCAATATTTGCCCAGTACCATTACAGCCTCTTCCTCCTCCTCGGCTGCCGCAGGCTCAGTCAACATTACTGCAAATTCTGTTGCCGTTCGTGATGCTGCCCAAGTTACTGTTAGTAATACCGGAACCGGCGATGCAGGCAACCTCAATATCAATGCGGAGACTGTCTTTCTTAACAATGGTGCGAGTCTGCAAGCCAAGGTCAATGGTGGTAATCAAGGCAATATCTGGCTGCAAGCCCGTGATTTGCTACTCCTCCGGCAAGGTAGTCAAATTGTTACGAGTGCTACAGGAACTTCGACTGGCGGAAACATTACCATCGATGCACCCATTATCGTGGGATTAGAAAATAGTGACATTATTGCCAATGCGGTAGAAGGTCGTGGAGGGAATATCCAGATTACGACTCAAGGCATTATTGGGCTGAAATATCGCGATCGCTTAACCCCAGAAAATGACATCACCGCAAGTTCTGAATTCGGCGTGAATGGTACTGTTGATGTCAACAATGTAGGAGTTGACCCGAACTCTGGCTTAGTCGAGCTATCCACCACACTCATCGATTCAAACCAACAAGTCGCCGCTGCCTGTTCCGGCACTGAAGGGAGTAGTTTTGTGATTACAGGACGAGGCGGGATTCCTCAAAATCCAACTCAAGAAGTCAGCCACAATCGTTCCTGGAATGATATGCGTGATCTCTCGGCTTTTCACAAATCCGCGATCGCTCAAGCTCCCACGTCAACTCCAACGATCGTGCAAGCCACAGATTGGTATCGCAATCCCCAAACAGGCAAAGTGGAGTTAACAGCCGTAAGACCTCTCCCATCCAATGCGATCGCGACTTGTGCAACTACACCCAACTCCTGAAACTGTTCAAGTTCCGCTTAAATGATGAGGATTGTCGTACTCTTGTTTGGCTCAAAAATCATCCCGGTTGTGGTCAGCGTCGATCGAATATTAAGAAGCGAAAACACCCAGCGGCAATACCAAGCTAGGCATTTTATACTGTTAGTAGCAAAGACTGATCAACTCCTCTTCAAAGCTAGTTTAACGCCTTTGCCTACAACATTTAGGAGAATCGTATGTTCCACAAGATTTTAGTCGCGCTGGATCACTCTGATTCGAGTCAAGCCGTATTTGAAAGAGCGGTCGAGCTTGCCAAAACAAATCACGCTGAATTGATGTTACTGCATATTATCAGCCCGATCGACGAAGGTGTGCCAACTCCTGTTTATCCAATGCCCGATGGTCTCTATCCGATGCACCATGAGGCTTTACTTCAATCTTCAGCCCAGCTCTTTTCCCAAGTTGAACAAGCTGGATTGGACATGTTACGGGCACGAGATGCCGCTGCAACTGCGGCTGGAGTCCGGTGTGAATTTACACAACATGTCGGTGATCCGGGCACATCTATTTGTGAGATCGCGCAAACTTGGAACGCGGATCTAATTGTGGTGGGACGTAGAGGCAGATCAGGACTAAGTGAATTCTTTTTAGGCAGTGTCAGTAATCATGTCATGCACCATGCACGATGCTCAGTGCTCATTGTTCAAGAAGCCTTGGTTCCAGCTTCTAGCAATGCCTGAAATTGCGAACGGTTGTGTAAAAAGTTGAAAATCGGATCTGTAGCAGCAAGGTTGCGATAGATTGAAGCTGAAAGCTCGATCGCGTGGGTTAAATTCTCGATCGTTGCTTCTGCATCTCGCTTGAGTGCATAGCAACAACCCATACCATACCAGGCACTGGCACTCCGAGAATTAATTTTCACGGCATTCTCAAAACTTGCAATCGCTTCCGGGATTCGATTTAACTTTCCAAGCACTTGCCCTCGATAATTCCAGATGTAGTCTGAGACGGGCTTGATCTTCAGTGCAATGTCTAAATTCGTTAAAGCCGCCTCATGCTCATTGAGAGATGATAGTGCGATCGCTCGGTTGTACCAAGCTTTGTAATTTTGTGGTTTCAAGGCAATGACTTGATCAAAACTGGCGATCGCATCTTGGTAGCGATACAAATTCATCAGCGTTTTGCCATGATTTTGCCAACTGCGATAATCATCTGGCGTAAATTTCAAGGCTTGATTAAAGCTTGTCAAAGCTTCTTCATATTGTCCGATTCGACCTAATGAAATTCCGCGTCCTTGCCATGCCAAAGCCATGCGAGGGCGAAGTGTAATCACACGTTCAAAAGTTGAGATCGCCTCTTCATAGCGACCTAACTTTTCTAGTGCATAACCCCGACACAACAGCGCATTCGGATGATCAGGATCGATCGCTAAAATTTGCTCAAATCTCGCATACTGTTTTCCATATCGACCGAGCAGAGATAGCGATCGTCCCGCATTGCGATACCGAATTTCATCAGAGGGAAGCATGGGCAGAATTTACGACTCGCGAGGCGCGCGAAAGCTCAGCAACGATAGAAATCGATTATCTCGACGCAAAGCGGCAAAGTCAGCATTGCTCTGAGCTAAATCGCGATATTCATCAGGATTGAGTTCGATCGCACGTCGCAGATGTTCATAAGCAAGGTCAGACTTGCCCTGAAGTGCGTAACAGCAGGCTTTGTTGTACCAGATCGTGGCAGAATCTGGTTTGAGCGCAAGCGCGCGATCGTAGCTTTCGATCGCATCGTCAATGTTGCCCATGTGGTAGAGTGCGTTGCCGCGATTTGTCCAGGATTCCTCGAAGTCAGGTTTGAGTTCGAGTGCCCGATCGTAGCTGGCTACGACTCGTTCTAATTGACCCAGTTTTCGTAAGGCGAGTCCACGACTGTACCAAGCCCAGTAATAGTCCGGCTTGAATTCAATCGCGCGATCGTAGCTATTGACCGCTTCTTCATAACGCTCCATGTTCCGAAGCGAAATGCCTCGGTTGTACCACGCCCAGTGATAATCAGCGCGGTACTTGATCGCATTGTCGTAACTATAGATCGCTTCTTGATAGCGTCCTAATTCATCTAAAGCATTGCCGCGATTGTTCCAGGCTTCAGGGAAACCCGGTTGGTATTCAATCGCTTGAGAGTAGCTGTCGATCGCTTGCTCGAATCGTCCCAAATGGTAAAGCGAGTTGCCCCGGTTGTACCAAGCATCCGGATAGTCAGGCTTTAGATTTAGTGCGGCTTCATAGCTCGCGATCGCGGCTTCGTAGGCTTTCTGTTTATTGAGATATAACCCCTTCTGAAAGAAGAGCGTTACTTCAACGTCTTGAGCTTGGCTCATCACCCAATTCCGTCTTATACACGTTCCTTGTTAAGGTTCCCAGAAGATGTGCTAGGAATCACAAACGTTATGAAAATTGATAAGGCGAAATCGAGAGAAAATGGGTGTGATTTTAATTACAAATCGGGAACTTTTCGCGCGTGAATTTCAAGCTCAGTTGTTAAGACTTTATTTTTAATTTCTAATGCTTTACATCGAAATGCAACGCCTTCGATTTCATAGTAGGGTTGATTGAGAATTGATTCCATCCATTGCAGAAGTGCAATCATAAAGGGAATAGATTGCCCAGCATTTGGGGTACAACAGAATGTCTCTAATCGAACAGGACTTGTCTCAGTACGTGGGCAAATAATGCAGGTGAATGCTAAGGTCTGCGATTGCTTCGCACGCTTAATCTCTACAGTTCCCGTAAATCGCAGCTTATTATCACTTAAGAGGCGAATCGCCGAGGGAGGCAATAATTCAAGGGTAATAATTTCGCGATCGACGGTTAATTCAATGGGTTTTAATAAAGACTTTCCATACTCTGAATTCATATTTTGATTCAGATCTTGTTCAGAGAGAGTTAGCCGGATTTCACTATCAATTGGCTCACTTAATCGGATTTTTCCTAATAACATACTGAGCGGATCAATTGAAATTTGATCCGTCTTGACTTCCAATTCTTGGACTTGAATTTCATCTTTAACAAAATCGCGCGCTTGAATTGAAACGTCATTGATTTCGCCTTGAAAGAGCTTACCTAGATTCGTTCTCATCGAAACTGCTATTTTTCTGAATTCATCGAGTTGAGTTGCCAAAACTAGCTTTGTAAATTCCGCAAAAATATTCTCTTCAGTTCGCGATCGCTCAGACATAGCTTTTTTAAATTTAATTCCTCACTAATCTAGATTTCTTGCTG is part of the Leptolyngbya boryana PCC 6306 genome and harbors:
- a CDS encoding LmeA family phospholipid-binding protein, coding for MSERSRTEENIFAEFTKLVLATQLDEFRKIAVSMRTNLGKLFQGEINDVSIQARDFVKDEIQVQELEVKTDQISIDPLSMLLGKIRLSEPIDSEIRLTLSEQDLNQNMNSEYGKSLLKPIELTVDREIITLELLPPSAIRLLSDNKLRFTGTVEIKRAKQSQTLAFTCIICPRTETSPVRLETFCCTPNAGQSIPFMIALLQWMESILNQPYYEIEGVAFRCKALEIKNKVLTTELEIHARKVPDL
- a CDS encoding tetratricopeptide repeat protein, which translates into the protein MLPSDEIRYRNAGRSLSLLGRYGKQYARFEQILAIDPDHPNALLCRGYALEKLGRYEEAISTFERVITLRPRMALAWQGRGISLGRIGQYEEALTSFNQALKFTPDDYRSWQNHGKTLMNLYRYQDAIASFDQVIALKPQNYKAWYNRAIALSSLNEHEAALTNLDIALKIKPVSDYIWNYRGQVLGKLNRIPEAIASFENAVKINSRSASAWYGMGCCYALKRDAEATIENLTHAIELSASIYRNLAATDPIFNFLHNRSQFQALLEAGTKAS
- a CDS encoding tetratricopeptide repeat protein, producing MSQAQDVEVTLFFQKGLYLNKQKAYEAAIASYEAALNLKPDYPDAWYNRGNSLYHLGRFEQAIDSYSQAIEYQPGFPEAWNNRGNALDELGRYQEAIYSYDNAIKYRADYHWAWYNRGISLRNMERYEEAVNSYDRAIEFKPDYYWAWYSRGLALRKLGQLERVVASYDRALELKPDFEESWTNRGNALYHMGNIDDAIESYDRALALKPDSATIWYNKACCYALQGKSDLAYEHLRRAIELNPDEYRDLAQSNADFAALRRDNRFLSLLSFRAPRES
- a CDS encoding beta strand repeat-containing protein, with protein sequence MTSFTFSGEGHDITVNTTEFVDLLGATDSNFPFGFDGISTSVGNSFGIVALPGPPATGRAGNVTVETGRLQVANSATLRSATAGNHSSSGNVTVRATDVEMRGFETLPTLTATTIMSVIVAGNNNQSGQVTVEADRVRLLGGSRIAGSIIGGNGKAGDIIIRAAESLEMQGTTFSGLSSSVLTTLEAGSSGQGGNILIDTGLLKLSQGGAIASEVAGSQINPFFGALPGAQGTAGSIDIRAREVQVSDPIVDGYSQTLTGITTSLGKGARGTGGTIHLTADSLRVFNGGQISASSQGQGAAGNVNLNVNSIDVQGGALSQINGQYLPSTITASSSSSAAAGSVNITANSVAVRDAAQVTVSNTGTGDAGNLNINAETVFLNNGASLQAKVNGGNQGNIWLQARDLLLLRQGSQIVTSATGTSTGGNITIDAPIIVGLENSDIIANAVEGRGGNIQITTQGIIGLKYRDRLTPENDITASSEFGVNGTVDVNNVGVDPNSGLVELSTTLIDSNQQVAAACSGTEGSSFVITGRGGIPQNPTQEVSHNRSWNDMRDLSAFHKSAIAQAPTSTPTIVQATDWYRNPQTGKVELTAVRPLPSNAIATCATTPNS
- a CDS encoding IS1 family transposase (programmed frameshift), which gives rise to MVLEPVQCPDCQSVDVVKHGRSAAGKQRYCCRNLECSRRSFILNFSYRGRLPEVKAQISDMAINGSGIRDTARVLKISPTTVIETPEKKSSQLEQVNISLLEQHQPDNTAVMVVRVEAAEMDEMWSFVESKQHQRWLWHAIDHQTGKVLAYVLATHEDSALKQLQQLLAPFSIQRFYTDSWGAYLRLLDEQHHTVGKANTQRIERKHLTLRTRIKRLARKTICFSKTEKMHDTVIGLFINRHEFGRAV
- a CDS encoding filamentous hemagglutinin N-terminal domain-containing protein, whose protein sequence is MKQAVVGLMWVGLSTIALGYADHILRMDRVDAQVVPDNTLATTVQTPNNLAFTIEGGTRSGNNLFHSFSQFSVPTGGSAGFNNALDVQNIFARVTGGTASNINGLIQANGSASLFLLNPSGILFGPNASLNLGGSFVGTTASSVKFADGTEFSAVNSGTPLLTISAPIGLQMGANAGPIQVQGAATANPSFRPPTLAVAPMQTLALVGGQIDLSSATISAPGGRIELWALRNGQIATNTQSWQLASPATAATWGTITLQQAALVDASGMTAGGGINVRGRGLTLQESSNGSVLDMWIYGRMKTMC
- a CDS encoding universal stress protein — translated: MFHKILVALDHSDSSQAVFERAVELAKTNHAELMLLHIISPIDEGVPTPVYPMPDGLYPMHHEALLQSSAQLFSQVEQAGLDMLRARDAAATAAGVRCEFTQHVGDPGTSICEIAQTWNADLIVVGRRGRSGLSEFFLGSVSNHVMHHARCSVLIVQEALVPASSNA